ACTATTACTACTATTTTTTTATCTTTATTAAATAAATAAAATCTTATACTTACCGGAGGTTTTTCGTTATGCGTTTTACAATACAAAAAGACTATCTTGTAAGAGGTGTACAAGATGTAATGAAGGCAGTTTCTTCTCGTACAACAATTCCAATTCTTACAGGAATTAAGGTTGTAGCAACTGAAGAAGGAGTTACTTTAACAGGTAGCGATGCAGATATCTCTATCGAATCATTTATCCCAGTCGAAGATGCTGGAAAAGAAGTTGTTGAAATTGAACAATCAGGAAGTATTGTTTTACAAGCAAAATACTTTAGTGAGATCGTAAAAAAATTACCTAAAGAAATTGTTGAAATTTCTGTGGAAAATCATTTTATGACAAAAATAAAATCTGGAAAATCAGAGTTTAATTTAAATGGTTTAGATTCAGCTGAATATCCGTTACTACCTCAGATTGAAGAACATCATGTATTTAAGATTCCAACAGATTTACTTAAACATATGATTAGGCAAACAGTATTTGCAGTTTCAACTTCTGAAACAAGGCCCATCTTGACAGGTGTAAACTGGAAAGTATATAACAGCGAGTTAACTTGCATTGCAACAGATAGTCACAGACTAGCGCTTCGTAAAGCAAAAATTGAAGGGCATAATATTGCTGATGAATTTCAAGCCAATGTCGTTATTCCTGGTAAGAGCTTAAATGAATTAAGTAAAATCCTAGATGAATCTGAAGAAATGGTAGATATCGTTATTACGGAGTATCAAGTATTATTCCGTACAAAACATTTATTATTCTTCTCGAGATTGTTAGAAGGTAACTACCCAGATACAACACGTTTAATTCCAGCCGAGAGTAAGACAGATATTTTTGTGAATACAAAAGAATTTTTACAAGCAATTGATCGTGCTTCGCTATTAGCAAGAGATGGTCGTAACAATGTTGTTAAATTATCGACATTAGAACAACAAATGCTTGAGATTTCTTCAAATTCACCAGAAATCGGAAAAGTAGTAGAAGAAGTTCAATGTGAAAACGTAGATGGAGAAGAATTAAAAATATCTTTTAGTGCAAAATATATGATGGACGCATTAAAAGCTTTAGATAGTACAGAAATTAAAATTAGCTTTACTGGGGCGATGAGGCCGTTTTTGATTCGTACAGTGAATGATGATTCCATCATCCAATTAATTTTACCGGTACGTACTTACTAAGTAAGGGTTGAGGGTTGCTAGTTTAAAGGTACTAGTGACCCTTATTTGATTTTAGGGTATTGCTTTCCTAATGCTAGTTTATTTAGTACAATGAAAGAATGAACACTTTCAGAAAGTGAGCGATTTTTATGAAAAGTATTAAAATTTCAACAGAATACATTACACTAGGACAATTTTTAAAGCTAGCCGATGTAATTGATACGGGCGGGGCTGTGAAATGGTTCTTACAAGAATATGAAGTGTACGTGAATCAAGAACTTGAGAATAGAAGAGGTCGCAAGTTATATGCGAATGATATTATTGAAATTCCGGGAAGTGGAACTTTCCAAGTTCAGGCATAAAGGGGGATCCCTTTGTTTATTACAGAAATACAATTAAAAAACTATCGCAATTATGAAAAATTAGAGCTCTCCTTTGAGGACAAGGTCAATGTAATTATTGGTGAAAATGCACAAGGGAAAACAAATTTGATGGAAGCCATTTATGTATTAGCGATGGCGAAATCTCATAGAACCTCTAATGATCGTGAGCTTATTCGATGGGATGAGGATTACGGTCAAATCAAAGGTAGATTACAAAAAAGAAATAGTTCTTTGTCTTTAGAATTAAATATTTCCAAAAAAGGTAAAAAGGCAAAGCTAAATCAACTTGAACAACAAAAGTTAAGCCAATACATTGGTGAAATGAACGTTGTGATGTTTGCCCCAGAAGATTTAAATCTTGTAAAAGGAAGCCCTCAAGTAAGAAGACGCTTTTTAGATATGGAACTAGGACAAATAGCGCCCATTTATTTGTATGAACTAAGCCAATATCAAAAAGTGCTCACGCAACGAAATCACTTGCTTAAAAAGATGCAAGGGAATAGTAAAAATGAGGAAACGATGTTGGATGTATTTACACTTCAACTCATTGAGCATGGTGCAAAAATATTGCGAAAACGTTTTGAGTTTTTGAATTTACTACAAGAATGGGCTGCGCCGATACATCGCGGGATTAGCAGGGGATTAGAGGAATTAGAAATCGTCTATAAACCAAGCCTAGATGTATCAGAATCAATGGATTTGTCGAAAATAAAAGAAGTATACTATGAAAGTTTTCAATCTGTGAAACAACGTGAAATTTTCCGTGGTACAACTTTAATTGGTCCTCATCGTGATGATTTACAATTCTTCGTTAATAGTAAAAATGTTCAAGTCTTTGGTTCGCAAGGACAACAACGAACGACCGCACTGTCCCTAAAATTAGCTGAAATTGAATTGATTTACTCAGAAGTTAAGGAATATCCTATTCTTTTATTGGATGATGTATTATCAGAATTAGATGATTATCGTCAATCACATCTGTTAAATACAATTCAAGGAAAAGTGCAAACATTTGTGACAACGACGAGTGTCGACGGAATTGAACACGAAACATTAAAAGAAGCGAAAACAATTCATGTAATGAACGGCACGGTAGATTGTGAAATGGACAGGGCATAATCCCTGTTTAAATGGAAAAGTAGGTGATCTTTGTGTCAATGGAACAAAAGCAAATGCAAGAAAATGCATATGATGAAAGTCAGATACAGGTACTTGAAGGACTAGAGGCAGTTCGGAAACGTCCGGGTATGTACATTGGTACTACAAGTGGAAAAGGACTTCACCACCTTGTATGGGAGATTGTCGATAATAGTATCGATGAAGCCTTAGCGGGGTATTGCGATGAAATCAACGTTAGTATTGAAGAAGATAATAGTATTCTTGTAACGGATAATGGACGTGGTATTCCAGTTGGTATACAAGAAAAAATGGGACGCCCTGCAGTAGAAGTTATCATGACTGTCCTTCACGCTGGAGGTAAATTTGGCGGTGGCGGTTATAAGGTTTCTGGTGGTTTGCATGGTGTTGGTGCATCTGTTGTAAATGCCTTATCAACAGAACTAGAAGTATTTGTACATCGTGATGGGAAAATCCATTACCAAAAGTATGAGAGAGGTATTCCAGTTGCAGATTTAAAAGTCATCGGTGATACAGATAAAACTGGAACAATAACTCGCTTTAAGCCGGACCCAGAGATTTTTAAAGAGACGACAGAATATGAATTTGATACGTTAGCGACTCGTATGCGTGAGTTGGCATTTTTAAATCGTAATATTAAATTAACAATTGAAGATAAGCGTGAACATAAGCAAAAGAAAGAGTTTCACTATGAAGGTGGAATTAAATCGTATGTTGAACATTTAAATCGTTCAAAACAACCAATTCATGAAGAACCTGTATATGTAGAAGGTTCAAAAGATGGTATTCAGGTTGAAGTTGCACTTCAATATAACGAAGGATATACAAATCATATTTACTCATTTACAAATAATATTCATACGTATGAAGGTGGTACACATGAGGTAGGATTTAAAACTGCCCTAACACGTGTGATCAACGATTATGGTCGTAAAAATAATATTTTAAAAGATGCGGATAGTAATTTAACTGGTGAAGATGTTCGTGAAGGTTTAACAGCGATTGTGTCAATTAAACATCCGAATCCACAATTCGAAGGACAAACGAAGACGAAACTTGGAAATAGTGAAGCAAGAACAATTACAGAGTCAGTATTCTCAGAGGCATTTGAAAAGTTCTTACTGGAAAATCCCAATGTTGCACGTAAAATTATAGATAAAGGGACGATGGCAGCGCGTGCACGTGTAGCAGCTAAAAAGGCTCGTGAGTTAACTCGCCGAAAGAGTGCT
This genomic interval from Bacillus cereus contains the following:
- the dnaN gene encoding DNA polymerase III subunit beta produces the protein MRFTIQKDYLVRGVQDVMKAVSSRTTIPILTGIKVVATEEGVTLTGSDADISIESFIPVEDAGKEVVEIEQSGSIVLQAKYFSEIVKKLPKEIVEISVENHFMTKIKSGKSEFNLNGLDSAEYPLLPQIEEHHVFKIPTDLLKHMIRQTVFAVSTSETRPILTGVNWKVYNSELTCIATDSHRLALRKAKIEGHNIADEFQANVVIPGKSLNELSKILDESEEMVDIVITEYQVLFRTKHLLFFSRLLEGNYPDTTRLIPAESKTDIFVNTKEFLQAIDRASLLARDGRNNVVKLSTLEQQMLEISSNSPEIGKVVEEVQCENVDGEELKISFSAKYMMDALKALDSTEIKISFTGAMRPFLIRTVNDDSIIQLILPVRTY
- the yaaA gene encoding S4 domain-containing protein YaaA — encoded protein: MKSIKISTEYITLGQFLKLADVIDTGGAVKWFLQEYEVYVNQELENRRGRKLYANDIIEIPGSGTFQVQA
- the recF gene encoding DNA replication/repair protein RecF (All proteins in this family for which functions are known are DNA-binding proteins that assist the filamentation of RecA onto DNA for the initiation of recombination or recombinational repair.); the encoded protein is MFITEIQLKNYRNYEKLELSFEDKVNVIIGENAQGKTNLMEAIYVLAMAKSHRTSNDRELIRWDEDYGQIKGRLQKRNSSLSLELNISKKGKKAKLNQLEQQKLSQYIGEMNVVMFAPEDLNLVKGSPQVRRRFLDMELGQIAPIYLYELSQYQKVLTQRNHLLKKMQGNSKNEETMLDVFTLQLIEHGAKILRKRFEFLNLLQEWAAPIHRGISRGLEELEIVYKPSLDVSESMDLSKIKEVYYESFQSVKQREIFRGTTLIGPHRDDLQFFVNSKNVQVFGSQGQQRTTALSLKLAEIELIYSEVKEYPILLLDDVLSELDDYRQSHLLNTIQGKVQTFVTTTSVDGIEHETLKEAKTIHVMNGTVDCEMDRA
- the gyrB gene encoding DNA topoisomerase (ATP-hydrolyzing) subunit B, which translates into the protein MEQKQMQENAYDESQIQVLEGLEAVRKRPGMYIGTTSGKGLHHLVWEIVDNSIDEALAGYCDEINVSIEEDNSILVTDNGRGIPVGIQEKMGRPAVEVIMTVLHAGGKFGGGGYKVSGGLHGVGASVVNALSTELEVFVHRDGKIHYQKYERGIPVADLKVIGDTDKTGTITRFKPDPEIFKETTEYEFDTLATRMRELAFLNRNIKLTIEDKREHKQKKEFHYEGGIKSYVEHLNRSKQPIHEEPVYVEGSKDGIQVEVALQYNEGYTNHIYSFTNNIHTYEGGTHEVGFKTALTRVINDYGRKNNILKDADSNLTGEDVREGLTAIVSIKHPNPQFEGQTKTKLGNSEARTITESVFSEAFEKFLLENPNVARKIIDKGTMAARARVAAKKARELTRRKSALEVSSLPGKLADCSSKDPAISEIYIVEGDSAGGSAKQGRDRHFQAILPLKGKIINVEKARLDKILSNDEVRTIITAIGTNIGGDFDIEKARYHKVIIMTDADVDGAHIRTLLLTFFYRYMRQIIECGYIYIAQPPLFKVQQGKKIQYAYNDKELEKILAELPAQPKPGIQRYKGLGEMNPTQLWETTMDPEVRSLLQVSLQDAIEADETFEILMGDKVEPRRNFIQENAKYVKNLDI